The Mauremys reevesii isolate NIE-2019 linkage group 1, ASM1616193v1, whole genome shotgun sequence genome has a segment encoding these proteins:
- the LOC120396078 gene encoding endosome-associated-trafficking regulator 1-like, with the protein MPRPLFPSGTLERTCPQSQGLDNEEEEEPICCYPHHPPPPPAHARSLICPGDNHLEDPQGAIPFSLKGFVKTKTRGTAKEEESKNRMFAKKLARHNLGFADDSLSPEALALSMEFQEPFYKDLEMADTLSDDEDDDWGGSYHHPALEKARKSRFASMSPCSPHDSLYHNTARQLGIEAFAPCLHPSDLYVSSTAHDKAPESCALHEESIGDREYPSLQLSYEELKEENSMLRRKIKSIQSFSESQTHMVRNLERRLRASVVKEKKEAQGLESIVQQAERNLQGMTQRALKAESKAAKLKQEVSLLQVELASFKAENDMLRAGQSASLGAVQQNVDVALQNLHGVIANAHLSIKQLVSGTEMLHFVADLLKSIDKISEVKKEDDG; encoded by the coding sequence ATGCCACGGCCACTTTTCCCCTCAGGAACATTGGAGAGGACCTGTCCACAGTCCCAAGGCCTAGataatgaggaggaggaggaacccaTATGCTGTTACCCCCATCACCCGCCACCTCCTCCGGCCCATGCTAGGAGCCTCATCTGCCCAGGGGACAATCATCTGGAAGATCCACAGGGAGCCATTCCATTTTCCTTAAAGGGGTTTGTAAAAACGAAAACTCGTGGCACAGCAAAAGAGGAAGAGTCGAAAAATAGAATGTTTGCAAAGAAATTGGCCAGACACAACCTAGGCTTTGCAGATGATTCCTTATCTCCAGAAGCATTGGCCTTGAGCATGGAATTTCAGGAGCCATTTTACAAAGACCTAGAGATGGCTGATACCTTATCAGATGATGAGGATGATGATTGGGGTGGGAGCTATCATCACCCTGCCCTTGAAAAAGCCCGTAAGTCCAGATTTGCCAGCATGTCACCTTGTAGCCCGCATGATTCTTTATATCACAACACAGCCAGACAGTTGGGAATTGAGGCATTTGCTCCCTGCCTCCATCCCAGCGACTTGTATGTTTCCAGCACAGCTCATGACAAGGCACCTGAAAGTTGTGCTCTTCATGAAGAATCCATAGGAGACAGGGAGTATCCATCTCTGCAGCTGAGCTACGAAGAACTCAAAGAGGAGAATTCCATGCTCAGGAGGAAGATCAAAAGTATCCAGAGCTTCTCAGAAAGTCAGACACACATGGTGAGGAACCTGGAGAGAAGACTGAGGGCCAGTGTGgtcaaagaaaagaaagaggctCAGGGTTTAGAATCCATTGTCCAGCAGGCAGAGCGGAATCTGCAGGGGATGACCCAGCGGGCCCTGAAGGCAGAAAGTAAGGCTGCAAAGCTGAAGCAGGAGGTGTCCCTTCTCCAGGTGGAGCTGGCGAGTTTCAAGGCAGAGAATGACATGCTGCGTGCAGGCCAGTCTGCCAGCCTGGGGGCAGTGCAACAAAACGTAGATGTTGCCTTGCAGAATCTCCACGGGGTTATAGCCAATGCACACTTGTCAATCAAACAGCTGGTCTCGGGAACGGAAATGCTGCATTTTGTGGCTGATCTCCTGAAATCCATAGACAAGATTTCCGAAGTCAAAAAGGAAGATGATGGATGA